The Opitutaceae bacterium genome has a window encoding:
- a CDS encoding 7-carboxy-7-deazaguanine synthase QueE — protein MLISEIFYSIQGEGELTGVPSVFVRTSGCNLRCRWCDTPYASWNPEGKEMAIDEIVVAVAKYPTRHVVLTGGEPMLAKGIRELAAALKAIGYHLTIETAATLMPEDIACDLASLSPKLSDSTPDGERAGPWKERHEASRRRPDVVRAWLEAYPYQLKFVVSQPEDLQEIEALVAELGQDVPRHKILLMPEGTAAEVLRGRSGWLSELCKEHGYRYAHRLHVELYGNTRGT, from the coding sequence GTGCTGATCTCCGAAATTTTCTATTCCATCCAAGGTGAAGGTGAACTCACCGGAGTCCCCTCGGTGTTCGTCCGCACCTCCGGGTGCAACCTCCGCTGCCGCTGGTGCGACACCCCTTACGCGTCCTGGAACCCGGAGGGCAAGGAAATGGCCATCGACGAGATTGTCGTGGCGGTTGCAAAGTATCCCACTCGGCACGTGGTGCTGACTGGGGGCGAGCCGATGCTCGCCAAGGGGATTCGCGAGCTGGCCGCCGCGTTGAAGGCGATAGGCTACCACCTCACCATCGAGACTGCGGCGACACTCATGCCCGAGGATATTGCCTGCGACTTGGCGTCTTTGAGCCCGAAGCTCTCGGACTCCACGCCAGACGGGGAGCGGGCAGGGCCCTGGAAAGAGCGGCACGAAGCGTCACGACGCCGCCCTGACGTGGTCCGTGCCTGGCTCGAGGCCTACCCGTATCAACTGAAGTTCGTGGTGAGCCAGCCTGAGGACCTGCAGGAAATCGAGGCGCTAGTGGCAGAGCTGGGACAAGACGTGCCCCGGCACAAGATTTTGCTCATGCCAGAGGGAACGGCAGCGGAGGTGTTGCGCGGCCGAAGCGGGTGGCTTTCGGAACTCTGCAAGGAACACGGCTACCGCTATGCTCACCGGCTGCACGTGGAACTCTACGGCAACACGCGAGGCACCTGA
- the queC gene encoding 7-cyano-7-deazaguanine synthase QueC: MDVVVLCSGGMDSVTALYWAQREHRVLAALSFDYGSKHNGREIPCAAEHARQLGVRHELVTLAFMDKLFQSALLRSGGTIPDGHYEEQSMQQTVVPFRNPIMLSIATGFAESISAQAVVIAAHGGDHAIYPDCREPFMQAMASAMRLGTYAGIELLRPFISDDKAAIVRRGVALGIDYGRTYSCYKGGEVHCGTCGTCTERREAFLLAGVSDPTAYLSQPPLPPKPTR, from the coding sequence ATGGATGTCGTTGTCCTTTGCTCCGGTGGAATGGACTCGGTGACTGCTCTGTATTGGGCGCAGCGCGAACATCGTGTGCTTGCTGCATTGAGCTTCGACTATGGGTCCAAACACAACGGCCGCGAGATCCCCTGCGCGGCTGAACACGCCCGGCAGCTTGGGGTGCGTCACGAGCTGGTGACCCTCGCGTTCATGGACAAACTTTTCCAATCCGCACTGCTGCGTTCCGGAGGAACGATTCCCGACGGTCATTATGAGGAGCAGTCGATGCAGCAGACGGTGGTACCCTTCCGGAATCCCATCATGCTTTCCATTGCCACGGGGTTTGCTGAGAGCATCAGCGCGCAGGCGGTGGTCATCGCGGCGCATGGCGGCGACCACGCGATCTATCCGGATTGTCGCGAGCCTTTCATGCAGGCGATGGCCTCGGCCATGCGCCTTGGCACCTACGCGGGCATCGAGTTGCTGCGCCCGTTCATCTCAGACGACAAAGCGGCCATCGTCAGGCGCGGCGTTGCCTTGGGCATCGACTACGGCCGCACCTACTCCTGTTACAAAGGGGGCGAGGTTCACTGTGGGACGTGCGGGACCTGCACGGAGCGACGCGAAGCGTTTCTCCTGGCTGGCGTGAGCGACCCGACCGCGTATCTGTCGCAACCTCCCCTGCCTCCAAAACCGACACGATGA
- a CDS encoding 3'-5' exonuclease → MNPKPDYVLIDRPELLPPLLAALSRVEEAALDTEADNMYHYRTRLCLLQFFVDGEIHLVDVLAGLDLEPLWEALATKHLIMHGSDFDLRLLHDLRRFRPASMFDTMLAAQLLNRPKFGLAALLEEHFGVQLDKDSQTANWSKRPLTPRLLDYAALDVYFLPRLRDLLTHELAKLDRLDWLDQQCRRQMDMAMAGFPRDDENDWRIGKSERLRSIGLSVLHACWHWREDWARQLDVPPFKVTSNDLLLKLSEGADRGLSARALMETIHLGKRHDRLAPSLRQALEAGLHRDPHTLPRRRGRDPGHVPLTPAELALQDKIKADRDRVAATLQLDPTLIANRSQLAQIARDPSAIDELLLPWQATLLRAEPALAGTLGQPST, encoded by the coding sequence TTGAACCCAAAGCCAGACTACGTCCTCATCGACCGCCCCGAGCTCCTGCCACCGCTCCTGGCCGCCCTCAGTCGTGTCGAGGAGGCCGCCTTGGATACCGAGGCGGATAACATGTACCATTATCGCACGCGGCTCTGCCTGCTGCAGTTCTTCGTGGACGGCGAGATCCACCTCGTGGATGTGCTTGCGGGGCTGGATTTGGAGCCGCTCTGGGAAGCCCTGGCGACGAAGCATCTCATCATGCACGGCAGCGATTTCGACTTGCGGCTGTTGCACGACCTCCGCCGTTTTCGCCCGGCAAGCATGTTCGACACCATGCTGGCTGCGCAGCTGCTCAACCGTCCCAAATTCGGTCTCGCCGCCCTGCTTGAGGAGCACTTTGGCGTGCAACTCGACAAGGATTCGCAGACAGCGAACTGGTCGAAACGGCCCCTCACGCCCCGGCTCCTCGATTATGCCGCACTCGACGTCTATTTCCTGCCGCGGCTGCGCGACTTATTGACCCACGAGCTGGCGAAGCTCGACCGGCTCGACTGGTTGGACCAGCAATGCCGCCGCCAGATGGACATGGCGATGGCTGGCTTCCCGCGTGACGACGAGAATGATTGGCGCATCGGCAAATCGGAACGTCTGCGTTCCATCGGTCTCAGCGTGTTGCATGCCTGCTGGCACTGGCGAGAGGACTGGGCGAGGCAGCTTGATGTACCGCCCTTTAAGGTTACGAGCAACGACCTCCTGCTGAAGCTTTCGGAGGGTGCGGATCGCGGGCTCTCGGCGCGCGCCCTGATGGAAACCATTCACCTCGGCAAGCGGCACGACCGCCTCGCCCCCAGTTTGCGTCAGGCGCTTGAAGCAGGCCTGCACCGGGACCCTCACACACTCCCGCGCCGCCGGGGCCGCGATCCCGGCCATGTGCCCCTAACACCCGCCGAGCTTGCGCTGCAGGACAAAATTAAAGCCGATCGCGATCGCGTGGCGGCCACGTTGCAGTTAGACCCCACGTTGATTGCCAACCGCTCGCAGCTGGCCCAGATCGCCCGCGACCCGTCGGCCATCGATGAGCTCCTTCTCCCGTGGCAGGCCACCCTCTTGCGCGCCGAGCCCGCACTGGCGGGAACGCTAGGCCAGCCGTCCACTTGA
- a CDS encoding fatty acid CoA ligase family protein: protein MDRDANIARHLPRMARERPDQPALKVPRGRTADGRIDYLTLSFTELDAEVNAWVRRLQHKGVNPGDRTLVLVRQGLPLIAVVFALFKIGAVPVVIDPGMGLKPFLRCVRKTRPTALVAIPAGQLLSCVFLPSFSSVRSRIWVSGNTVARCGNGRTGPTSPTDDFCLPRLPTDLAAILFTSGSTGAPKGVCYQHGQFAAQVEMIRAQYGIEPGEVDLPMLPIFSLFNPALGMTTVVPEMDPSRPATADPAKLVQAVQQEKVTNSFGSPTLWGMVVSHCIENSTTLPSLRRVLSAGAPVPRSLWENAPRVLTGGKLHSPYGATECLPVSSVEGGTAAVGSFAGACVGSALEGVDIRIVEPVSGVMTADQLQRMLPAGRVGEIVVASPTVTQEYWDEPEATATAKVADGGGRLWHRMGDMGFLDADGRLWFCGRKAERVPTESGMLDTEPVERVFRIHPQVRRCALIGLGAGCPTFIPAVVVETVSPLEPGAWRALALELRALGKTQEHTSNIRHFLQHPAFPVDVRHNAKIHRLTLARWATNQTAVVVS from the coding sequence ATGGACCGCGACGCAAACATCGCCCGGCACCTGCCGCGGATGGCGCGTGAACGTCCGGACCAGCCTGCGCTGAAGGTCCCGCGGGGGCGCACCGCCGATGGGCGTATCGACTACCTCACGCTTAGCTTCACCGAGCTCGACGCCGAAGTGAACGCATGGGTTCGGCGGCTCCAGCATAAAGGGGTAAACCCGGGCGATCGAACCCTCGTCCTTGTCCGGCAGGGACTTCCGTTGATTGCAGTGGTGTTTGCGCTGTTCAAGATCGGCGCCGTGCCAGTGGTGATTGATCCAGGCATGGGATTGAAGCCGTTTCTTCGTTGCGTGCGAAAGACCCGCCCCACGGCCCTCGTTGCAATCCCGGCCGGGCAGCTTCTCTCCTGTGTGTTTTTGCCTTCGTTCTCGAGTGTCCGGTCCCGCATCTGGGTGTCCGGGAATACCGTCGCTCGATGTGGCAACGGGCGTACCGGCCCGACTTCGCCCACCGATGACTTCTGTTTGCCGCGCCTGCCGACGGATTTGGCGGCGATCCTGTTTACCTCGGGGTCGACGGGGGCGCCGAAGGGCGTTTGCTACCAGCACGGCCAGTTTGCGGCGCAGGTGGAAATGATTCGCGCGCAATACGGGATCGAACCGGGCGAAGTCGATCTCCCGATGCTGCCGATTTTTTCGCTCTTCAATCCCGCGCTTGGCATGACCACCGTCGTGCCGGAGATGGATCCCAGCCGGCCGGCGACCGCCGACCCCGCGAAGCTGGTGCAGGCAGTCCAGCAGGAGAAGGTCACCAACTCCTTCGGTTCGCCGACCCTCTGGGGCATGGTGGTCTCGCATTGTATTGAAAATTCCACTACACTCCCTTCGCTCCGCCGCGTTCTGAGTGCGGGCGCGCCCGTGCCGCGTTCGCTTTGGGAAAATGCTCCCCGTGTGCTGACCGGCGGCAAGCTGCACAGCCCGTATGGCGCGACCGAGTGCCTCCCGGTCTCGTCGGTGGAGGGCGGCACGGCGGCTGTCGGTTCCTTTGCTGGGGCCTGCGTGGGGTCAGCGCTTGAAGGGGTCGATATCCGCATTGTCGAGCCGGTCTCGGGAGTCATGACGGCGGATCAACTTCAGCGCATGTTGCCCGCGGGGCGGGTGGGGGAGATAGTTGTCGCAAGTCCGACCGTGACCCAGGAGTACTGGGACGAGCCTGAGGCGACCGCGACGGCAAAGGTGGCGGATGGCGGCGGGAGGCTTTGGCATCGCATGGGTGACATGGGGTTCCTCGATGCGGACGGGCGCCTCTGGTTCTGCGGTCGGAAGGCGGAACGCGTGCCGACGGAGTCGGGCATGCTGGATACAGAGCCGGTGGAACGTGTGTTTCGGATACATCCGCAGGTGCGCCGTTGCGCCTTGATTGGTTTGGGCGCGGGATGCCCCACATTCATACCGGCTGTCGTGGTGGAAACAGTGTCTCCGCTAGAGCCCGGGGCTTGGCGGGCGCTCGCGCTGGAGCTTCGCGCTCTCGGCAAGACACAGGAGCACACGTCCAACATCCGGCATTTTCTGCAGCACCCCGCCTTTCCGGTGGACGTTCGCCACAACGCGAAGATTCACCGCCTTACGCTTGCGCGGTGGGCAACCAACCAGACAGCGGTGGTGGTCTCATGA
- a CDS encoding NAD-dependent epimerase/dehydratase family protein, which translates to MNATSRNGTVLVTGGTGFLGRRVVERLLAQGRRVSILSRHEDPALARRGVRFVLAALGDNTEVECACEGVETVFHVAAKVGVWGPYEEFYSTNVLGTRALLRGARRHGVKYFIHTSTPSVVYNGKDLAGADESLPLTKHCPSAYPLTKALAEAEVLAANDASLRTVALRPHLIWGPGDPHLVPRILARARAGRLRIVGHGRNRVDMVHVDNATDAELLAEEALRRENSAASGKSYFITNAEPVVLWEWVNSLLRGVGVPEVTRRVPLGVAYAAGAGCEWVWTLARMAGEPPMTRFVAAELAKDHWFNPEAAKRDLCYVPRVTMAEGTAGLIAHLRNGEESARVST; encoded by the coding sequence ATGAATGCGACGAGTCGAAATGGCACCGTGCTCGTGACAGGAGGAACGGGCTTCCTTGGGAGGAGGGTGGTGGAGCGGCTGCTGGCACAGGGGCGCCGTGTATCCATCTTGTCACGACATGAGGATCCCGCGCTCGCACGGCGTGGCGTGCGGTTCGTCTTGGCCGCGTTGGGTGACAACACGGAGGTCGAGTGCGCGTGTGAAGGCGTTGAGACTGTCTTCCACGTGGCGGCGAAGGTGGGTGTGTGGGGGCCGTACGAGGAGTTTTACTCCACCAATGTGCTTGGCACGCGCGCCTTGCTGAGGGGTGCCAGGCGCCACGGTGTGAAGTACTTCATTCACACGAGCACGCCTTCCGTGGTGTACAATGGGAAAGACCTCGCCGGTGCGGATGAATCCCTGCCCTTGACGAAGCACTGCCCGAGTGCGTATCCGCTCACGAAGGCACTTGCGGAGGCGGAGGTCCTGGCCGCCAACGATGCCTCGTTGCGCACCGTTGCCTTGCGGCCCCATCTGATCTGGGGGCCGGGCGACCCGCATCTCGTGCCACGCATTTTGGCGCGGGCACGAGCGGGGAGACTTCGGATCGTGGGGCATGGGCGGAACCGGGTGGACATGGTCCATGTGGACAATGCCACGGATGCGGAGCTCCTTGCGGAGGAGGCGCTTCGACGGGAGAACTCGGCAGCCTCGGGGAAGTCCTACTTTATCACCAATGCAGAGCCGGTCGTCCTGTGGGAGTGGGTGAATAGCCTGCTGCGCGGGGTTGGTGTGCCGGAGGTGACGCGCCGCGTGCCGCTGGGTGTTGCGTATGCGGCAGGGGCAGGGTGCGAGTGGGTGTGGACCCTGGCGCGGATGGCGGGTGAGCCACCGATGACGCGCTTTGTGGCGGCGGAGTTGGCGAAGGACCATTGGTTCAATCCGGAGGCGGCGAAGCGCGACCTGTGCTACGTGCCGCGCGTGACGATGGCGGAAGGTACGGCTGGGCTGATTGCGCATTTGAGGAATGGCGAGGAATCTGCTCGTGTGAGCACATGA